The following DNA comes from Gadus macrocephalus chromosome 5, ASM3116895v1.
cgccccgtgtagaaatacacgcccctcgtgtgaaatacacgcccctcgtgtgaaatacacgcccctcgtgtgaaatacacgcccctcgtgtgaaatacacgcctatacaGAGTAGGGTCGGGGGCGTAGttggccctgattggtctgattcacgACGGCGTCTCTTCTCTTGTCGAACCTACTCCGGAGATGTAACGAACTGGTCAACACAGTTAGATAGCAGAAAGATGATTGCCTCGATTGATTTGGTAAGTGGACTGCATTATCAGTCAGAGATCGTATACTGTCATTGTTCTTGGTGTAGTTCTACTTTAAATTTTCATGTACACTCACAGCGTAATAATGTGTCGTCAATCCAACCACAAATTGGCTGCGTTTTTGGGATGTCTCTGCTAACTTTTCCTTTATGTTGATATTGCTTAAGCTTAACAGTTGTTGCTTTTCATGTTACCTATTTAATTGTTAAGTACCGCGTTTGTTGCCGTGTTGGTTTTGTCGCAATATACTCTCACTggtttgtattgatttgattatcATCATTTCGCCGTGTTACCGATTTGAAGTTGTCATCCCATGGCTATGTGGTTAGCCGCTAACTAGTAGGAGCGGGAAAGGATCTGCACACTGCTTGCAAAGGACTTAATTAGATCAAAGATGCCTGAGGaagatctgtctgtttgtgtgagccaTGTTACAGCATCTATGTCACACCTGCGCTTACATTGTATACACTTGCATTTATCTATAGGGTTGGTTTAGTTAATTACACATTGGATGCCTAAGAGCTGACTTAAACTGTAAATCTGGTTGAATTGTTTGTGCAGCAGAAATTACTTTTTGTCTTTTCAGATCCATCCAACTGTCTGCAAACATGGATCTCTGATGCAGCCAGTGCGGTTGGGAGATTCTTACGGGTGCCAAGTTTGCAGAAAATGTTGCGATTACCCAGCCATGGTTGCACATGTTCAAACACATGACAAAGCAGCCATATCTCACAATGGTAATTGAAAGTTTAATGCATGTCACTAATGTTTTATATTCTCTATGTTCTTGATGCTTTTATCAAACTCATAACATACCAATTAGCTTGTGATGTAGTGAACAAGGAATACTAACAGTTAATATTTTCTAATTTACTTTTCTGTTCCTTTTTGGAAGGCTACAAAATCTATAGGTGCCAACACAACTGTGCCAACACAAGATCTCCACACTACCACTGTGTGTGCTCAACCATTACTGGCAAAAAAACTTCATGCATAAAGCACCTGCAGACCTGCCCTGGCATGAGGacaccacctccatctcaaGGCCTCAGCACGCCGAGCCCAATGCCAGCCACGCACCCGCCACCTCCATCTCAAGGCCTCAGCACGCCGAGCCCAATGCCAGCCACGCACCCGCCACCTCCATCTCAAGGCCTCAGCACGCCGAGCCCAATGCCAGCCACGCACCCGCCACCTCCATCCTTGATTATCATCATTTCGCCGTGTTACCGATTTGAAGTTGTCATCCCATGGCTATGTGGTTAGCCGCTAACTAGTAGGAGTTAGCGGCTAGGAGTTAGTAGGAGTAGGAGTTAGCGGAgttaccccacacacacacacatctgctctgcctctgggtcccaattctgggggccctcttctccgtccccttaattttgtacttttttttgtgttaacttATACCTGCCAATGCCTCTTGTGTTTcccatttttaataataattgtatcccttaatgttattgcacatattttgtatttactttaaatgctttgtgtaatgaccttccctttctctataataaaaaaatgtagcctacCCTTATGAGTCATGTTTCCCTTACTAAGAATTAATTGaactggggggccgggggccgatTCTTTATGTTGAAGAATAATTTATATAACCAGTTCTAAAACCATTTTCATTTgtctttataaataaaatgatgtCACGGTATTATCAGTTGTTTCTTACCAACTTGATAGTCTACACCACATTCTGTGCACATTTCACTGCCAGCCACTCTGACATGGTTAGAGTGGAACAGCTTCGTAACAGAAGAGTTAACGATGACGTTGGAAAATTACTCCCCGATCTCAgtaggaaatcacaatcctacgtattacgtcatcacgctgagaggaaatcacaatcctacgtattacgtcatcacgctgagattggtctgtcgaggggcgtgtatttcacacgaggggcgtgtatttctacacggggcgtgtcttgccaggacgcagtcggaccctattggggtggtagcgggaagctcgtgaatattcatgagggaactcatccctcattggctgggacttggctcgctgggactttgtcagagggcttgtgaaaacagagggcttgtgaaaatcacgaacgcaaataaatgaaacgttgttataaatcaacacaaatcattgtatcaatagtgtgacacatgttatacagtagttgtttttagacgagttagcattacgagctaacgtttgttttggcacttacagaaaggtagctatagagttgccgtgtagtaggtggattgataggtgaaaatcaatattaaaattcatttagccctacgcgaaaatattctatggataggcctacagattttatggcccttctttctataatgtaattggttgtggggtgtggcagaaccactatgaacaaatatcagaaatcatacggtttattcttatccatctcCCAGCTAACAAAATGACGTCCCTAGGACGTCCCCTGAACGTCCCCGAAAGTTATAAGGACGTCGCAAGGGAACGTCCCCACAACGTCTTTTTGTAGGGTTCCCTAAAGGTCCCGGGGACGTCGCAAACAAACGTCCCCGGTACGTCCCCATGACGTCCTTTTGTATGGTTCCCTAAAGGTCCCGGGGACGTCGCAAACAAACGTCCCCGGGACGTCTATGTAACGTCCTCACAACATTTAGGGGACGTTCAGGGGACATCCCCAGATTTTGGTAGCAGGTCATGCTTTGGACCTTCATATACCAAAATGCAGGATCAATTTCTCAACCTAGTCACATGCATTTAATGGATATTTTTCTGTATTAGGGCCTATATATTAACTAGTAAAATGTAGCCTATAgtgaaaaactaaactaaatgtGTTCACTCAACAATGTTATTtaacttctttatttaaaataaatctacTTACAGTATAACAGGCTGTATTGTGTATGTAACTTATAATGTATATGCTTATAGAAGAAAAAACACTGTTTAAAGTATAAACAAATTCTTTATTTATGGGTTAAAGCCTGGATtgactcctctccctcctcctcctcctattcctccacttcgtcctccccctcctcctcctcctcctcctcctcctcctcctcctcctcctcctcctcctcctcctcctcgtcctccaccagGTCGTCCGGAATCAATACCTGCAACAATTAGCTACAGTTAGACAACAGAGCAATTTTACCTGCTTTTACTAGTGAGAATTATAATGTAATGCATTAGTATATTAACATAAAAACATCCGATAATGGAGGATTCACATGGAGTAACTGCAGAGCAAATGCGAACATTAAGGCTTCAAGAACATTATTATGAAGAGTTTGCCTGATCTGATCTGCTATCATTTTATCATATATTCGTTAAAAATATTGTACAACTGAACTGAGtggccgccccctccatgtggactgagtgcccgccccctccatgtgggcggagtgccagccccctccatgtggactgagtgcccgccccctccatgtgggctgaGTCTGCgggctaccaccctgcaaaaaataaactcgcgcACCGCCCACTTTCATTGAGTCACGTGGTCTCATTCCACGTGTTGGACCAGGAAGTGCCACACTTGTCAACATTCATACATTTGTACAGTAAATCATCACATCCATTTCTACAACTTTATCTGAATTTTACCTTATTCTAATTTTAAACAACAATGGCAGACGAAGTATCGTGCTTGAAGGCACGGCTCCTGGACAAGGAGACGGAGTTAGACGTTTTGAAGAAAAAATTGGCGCAATATGAAAAGGTTTGGGAATCAACTCAAAGTTCGATTTTAGGTTAACATTGACAATAACAGATCGAAAGCTTCCTAAATTCATTGTGCACGTTCAAAGCAGGCTCGTCTGCACGAAGGTCTAATACTGTAATCGGAACAATGCAGCTTAAAATTGTGCAACACATCTTATTGCCATTGTATTGCCTGCTTGCCTGAGATAAAGTAATGGTAATAATACGTTGCGTGTAATCCTGTTGTATCTAGAACGAGAAGCCATGTATCGAATTGATTGACAAAGTTACAACTCTGACCCCTCTGGAGTCCAAACCTCTTTCAAACGAGGACATCATGCGCTACAGCAGACAGCTTCTTCTACCAGAGCTCGGCGTCCGAGGTAAATTTATCAACGTTTATTGAGAAAGGTCAAATGATGAGCTGCAATGCAGTTTGATTTCGAATGATTATCATTGGTCTTTATTGTGTTCAGGTCAGAAGAACCTCTCCCAGAGCTCTGTACTGGTGGTTGGATGTGGAGGACTGGGATGCCCGCTGGCACAGTATCTAGCTGCAGCAGGGATTGGTGGGTAATCATGTTTGCAGGATGAATATAAACAAAGAGGAGCCACGGCCAATGACATTCTGACACCATTGTTCAGAACCATAAGGCAGACCCCTTTTTaattgtaggcctattaccaACTTAATATATGTAAATGATAATATTGTATTGCCCGAAACCAATATGTTTATCACCTACTTAGTGGCTCCCTATAAACTAAAAACCAAATGTATGTTTGATCTTCACCTTAACTATCAATATCTTACATTAAACAATAATCGTAATTCCGTGCTGATGTAAAATGCAATAACTTTGACCATTATTTTCAGACAAAATAAGCCCTCTGTGCTTTCACATAATTGGAAGTAGCCCGGCCAATTTGGTCCTCTAAAAAACATTCTAGTTGATTGACTTCTTAGAATACTGTCAGCTTATTGATGCTATCCATGGAGCCTACTGCTCTACAGTGGAGCTCAAGGCTTTACCTATGCGGGCTCCAAGTCTTCCCCTCATAACAGCTGCTTTCTACTGCTTTTTGCCCTAGGGCGTCTGGGCCTGCTGGACTATGACGAAGTGGAGCTCAGTAACCTCCACAGACAAGTGCTGCATAGAGAGGAGAGCCAAGGCCAGGCCAAGGCCCTGTCTGCTGCCACTGCTGTCAACAGGTACTTCCATTTAGTGGTTTTTCTAGCACACTTAGAAGCAGTTGACAAGTGTATTTTGATCCATAGCAATCTCCAGTACTTCGGATTAGTCGTTGAGATGGTTGTACGATTTTAAatatgactgtgtgtctgtattgtcTTAAATTGTGAAAATTGAATTTACATTGGTTAAGTGACATTAAAATTGTATTTGACCATGCCTGCACACAACTACCCTGCATACAATTTGGTTGGTGAGTAAGTTTGTTAGCAAGTTCCAATGTTGTATCATATTAATTACACCCCTATTCTACCAATGTGCTTTAAATAGTTCTTCTGAGAAACTCAGTGTGTAATCAGTTGTAGCAACAATGTTATTTAGTACTTAcaattatttacttatttattttcaaaatcatattgtttttgtaaagtTAAGTTGTTCCTATTTATGTAAAGCACCTTTCCATACTAAgcaaagtgctatataaatccAATGCATTATCAAAGAATTACTGTTTCTTTAAGCTTTTTGTAACCCTTTGATTACTCTGTAATATGGGATGGCGCGTTCTAGTCTCACCACAGGTTATATATGGTCAAGCATTTCACCCCAGTCTGCAAATATTGTGCAAACATGTTATTTTAGAGAGTGCTGTTTTGGGTGGCTTTCTCACCCACAATCGGCACTACTGTGGTGAGTACAGTGTATACCCATATCCATGGCCGCTTGGGGGCGCCATTTCATTGGCTTACTGAATTGATTCCTTGTTGCAGTTTTCAAGGCAGCAACTCAGTACAGTACATTACTTTGGTCCGAAACAGACAGTCCGTGCCGTTTTTGAGGCCCATTTcacaatgtgtttgtttgttttgacatGCTCTGACCTTGTGCTTCTGTGTCCACAGGCTGAACTCGACCGTGGAGTGCATACCCTACAACCTTCAGCTCTCTTCTGAGAATGCCCTGCAACTGATCCAACAGTATCCTTTGAGCCCTTGCCACCATCCAACCTACTGACCCCCCGCCACTCACCTCACCCACTGACTTCTTCTAGCTCGCCCCGAGCTGCCAGCCCCAAGTCACATTCAAAAAAATACCTTCTTCAAGCGTTGCCGAATCCTTGACCTCCTTGAGCCCATCAGGTATGACATCGTGGCCGACTGCTCGGACAACGTGCCCACCCGCTACCTGGTGAACGACGCCTGCGTGATCAGCCGCAAGCCCCTCGTGTCAGCCAGCGCCCTGAGAATGGAGGGACaggtgaaataaaaaaataaaaaatgtcctTACAAAGTTCAATGGTATGTAAAATATCTGAATGGCTAATGTGGacatgttgttgtttctgtgtttggCTGCGTGTAGCTGACGGTGTATAACTACAGAGGAGGGCCATGCTACAGGTGTCTGTACCCCGTGCCCCCTCCAGCCGAGACGGTGACCAACTGCTCTGACGGAGGGGTGCTTGGAGTGGGTGAGGGGTTTCTTCCTTTGATTCCACACCCTTCCTCCACCCTTTCCTCCCCAAAAAAACGAATTGCAATTAGGTGGTGACGAGGTGACGGTTTGTATTTTAGTtagttgtctgtgtgtgcgtttgtgtgtgtgtgtgtgtgtgtgtgtgtgcgtgcgtgttaatGTTCCACTTTTGTCTCAGTTCCAGGAATTATGGGATGTCTCCAAGCTCTGGAGGTCATCAAGATTGCGTCTGGACAAGGATGTATCCTTCCTTCCTCGTGTGTTTTCTAGAAATAGCTGCCTTGTTACCATCGCAGGTCATTGTAAAGAAAGTATATATTTAGTCATGGTTGAATATGTGTAGGGGGAAAAAAGGTTGATCACATTAAATTGTATCAAAGCAAGaaattgattgttttgtttttataaaaGTCAAAAAGAACAGACAAATATGTTCCCAGAGTTCTCCAACCGTCATACAGTGGATATGGGCCAGGTGTGTTGTGGATTTTCTCCATTTATAACCAACCTAAAATAGTAAAATTCTATAATTTATAGCATTAAATACTCCTAAAAACATCATGTATTAGAATGTGATTGCAAACACCAGAAACCTGAGAAAAAGTAGCATACATTTTTTCAGGTAGTTATTCCATTTAACTCGTATTAACACACTTTAGGTTAATTTTGTATCTTCGATTGGTTTTAATCCACAACAAAGGCCGGTTTGCCTAGGAACAAATCCGTTTGTTGGGTCTAATGCGATAGGTCTGCATTATCTGTATTACATTTGATTTACTTGCTGTTGGTGGTAAAGCTATGAAACAGGCCATTGGTCTGCATCATATCTGTTTGTACTGACGCGTGTTTGTACTGTGCTCCCCTATTCTACACCTGGCCTCTATACTTAAACCAGAATGCccccctccatcacacacacacacacgcacacgcacgcacacgcacacgcacacaaccacatacaccGCTCCTACCACACATCTAAATGTTACCATGCCAGCATGCCACATTCCCAACCAGGCCTCTGCAAGCCCTCGGCAGCCAGATGTTTCCCGATAAAAACAGGCCCCTTCCTTGACCAGGTGGGCATGCAGCTTCCTGCGGGCAGCAGCTGGTGATGTTTGACGCTCTGGACACCAGGTTCAGGTCCATCAGGCTGCGGCCCAGGCAGCCCGAGTGCGCCGTGTGTGGGGAGAAGCCCTCAGTCACCCAGCTGGTGGACTACGAGGCCCTCTGTGGTTCTGCAGCCACCGACAAGGTGGGTCACCCTGGGCATCAGCCTGGCCCCTGATACTAATGGACGAATGATACGATTCAACCAAGGTGGATGAACCCTTAAACTATTGGAGGATTATGCGATGAACCAGTCGTGAACTCTCGCACCAATTTGttgtgttgattattttcaggTGATGTGGTCAAACGTGTAATCATTTTGGCCATCTAATCGCATAATTGAACAGTACAATCAGATTTCCCCTCAATTGTAGGAAGTACTTTTATTGCTTCCAAATGCCTTTTCTCTCTGCTTGTTCGGCAGTGCCGCAGACTCAACCTCCTCTCCAAAGATCATAGGATCACggtgcaggtacacacacagcgcacacacaccgcaaaaGAGCCTGGCGTGACTCACTGTATTTAGCAGCGGTTCTTTTATAATTTCACttaattttgtgttttttctttctgtgcGTGCATTCATAAACTGTGATTACATCTTATTGCTGGTCCAACCCTAAATGGGAAATGAGTATTCTTAAGTATTCAAGGTTTTCTAAAGGAAAGAGAATAGTGTGTTCTGTTTGGCAGTGAGCGCTTGTGAATTAGGTTTGTTTATAGCACTTGAATGTCAAGCTTTGTAACTGACCAGGCCGTTAGGCGTAGATGGCGATCCTGAATGATTGAGGCGTAATCGCGATTGCACAAGGGCTTCATTTAGATGCAGAAATCTTGTGATGCCATGGAAGTTACACTTATACAGATCGTTTTCCCTGGACATGGTTTTGAACTAATCAAGTGTTTTTCCAATACTCcataaacatttgttttgaaaGGACATGTAACGCCGCCATTGTAACAGTGCTATGCTTCGTTGACACTGTGGTTCCAGGAGTATAAAGCGGTCGTGGACAATGCATCCTCCCATCTCCTGCTGGATGTGCGCCCTCCCGTGGAGGTCGATAT
Coding sequences within:
- the mocs3 gene encoding adenylyltransferase and sulfurtransferase MOCS3 isoform X2, producing MRYSRQLLLPELGVRGQKNLSQSSVLVVGCGGLGCPLAQYLAAAGIGRLGLLDYDEVELSNLHRQVLHREESQGQAKALSAATAVNRLNSTVECIPYNLQLSSENALQLIQQYDIVADCSDNVPTRYLVNDACVISRKPLVSASALRMEGQLTVYNYRGGPCYRCLYPVPPPAETVTNCSDGGVLGVVPGIMGCLQALEVIKIASGQGSSCGQQLVMFDALDTRFRSIRLRPRQPECAVCGEKPSVTQLVDYEALCGSAATDKCRRLNLLSKDHRITVQEYKAVVDNASSHLLLDVRPPVEVDICQLPFSLNIPLSSLQQGKSGHLQLLRESISQSKGQMSGDGPLPVYVICKQGNDSQKAVQLLEKMSTSELDEITVKDICGGLMAWSQKIDPEFPQY
- the mocs3 gene encoding adenylyltransferase and sulfurtransferase MOCS3 isoform X1, giving the protein MADEVSCLKARLLDKETELDVLKKKLAQYEKNEKPCIELIDKVTTLTPLESKPLSNEDIMRYSRQLLLPELGVRGQKNLSQSSVLVVGCGGLGCPLAQYLAAAGIGRLGLLDYDEVELSNLHRQVLHREESQGQAKALSAATAVNRLNSTVECIPYNLQLSSENALQLIQQYDIVADCSDNVPTRYLVNDACVISRKPLVSASALRMEGQLTVYNYRGGPCYRCLYPVPPPAETVTNCSDGGVLGVVPGIMGCLQALEVIKIASGQGSSCGQQLVMFDALDTRFRSIRLRPRQPECAVCGEKPSVTQLVDYEALCGSAATDKCRRLNLLSKDHRITVQEYKAVVDNASSHLLLDVRPPVEVDICQLPFSLNIPLSSLQQGKSGHLQLLRESISQSKGQMSGDGPLPVYVICKQGNDSQKAVQLLEKMSTSELDEITVKDICGGLMAWSQKIDPEFPQY